The Microcoleus sp. FACHB-68 genome includes a region encoding these proteins:
- a CDS encoding response regulator transcription factor — translation MAPETVIPLKLPLETLVLRVLIVEDDPMMQLGLEQSLAAYPQLTIVGQAEDGYLGVAAALELKPDVVVMDIGLPRLDGIAATQKIKEALPNVRVVMLTSHTTETEIIAALSSGADAYCIKGASVDRLLTAIEAAYEGATYLDPQIARKVIDHLKPPTPTGNFAQLSQRELEVLKLMVEGLSNPEIAAHLYLSPNTVKTHVRGIMNKLAVDDRVQAAVVALRAGIV, via the coding sequence ATGGCCCCCGAAACTGTAATTCCCCTGAAACTTCCCCTTGAAACTCTAGTTTTAAGAGTTTTGATTGTAGAAGACGATCCCATGATGCAACTGGGTTTGGAGCAATCCTTAGCCGCTTACCCCCAACTCACTATCGTAGGACAGGCTGAAGACGGTTATTTAGGCGTAGCAGCCGCACTCGAACTCAAGCCGGATGTGGTGGTGATGGATATTGGTTTGCCACGTCTTGATGGCATTGCTGCCACTCAAAAAATTAAGGAAGCACTTCCTAATGTACGAGTGGTTATGCTGACTTCCCACACCACTGAAACAGAAATTATTGCAGCGCTTTCTAGTGGTGCAGACGCTTATTGTATTAAAGGAGCCAGTGTTGACCGGCTGCTTACGGCAATTGAAGCAGCTTATGAAGGAGCCACCTATTTAGATCCCCAAATTGCTCGCAAAGTCATCGATCATCTTAAACCACCGACACCCACCGGCAACTTCGCTCAACTATCGCAACGGGAGTTAGAAGTGCTGAAATTGATGGTAGAAGGATTGAGCAATCCAGAAATTGCCGCTCACCTTTACCTTAGTCCCAACACAGTCAAAACTCACGTCCGTGGCATTATGAATAAATTAGCGGTCGATGATCGAGTTCAAGCGGCTGTAGTAGCGCTTCGTGCCGGCATTGTTTGA
- a CDS encoding peptidoglycan-binding protein translates to MQTPINPKATSTATTQAKTTKPVLQRGSKGTAVVELQKLLGHWEIYTDTLDGIFDLPVETAVKAFQHRVFLKEDGIVGEVTWQALYSGAPVNMLVLQRGSLGQSVLTVQRVLQIAGFYGGNLDGNFGPKTEEAVRAFQKYSGLIADGIVGSRTWHALSKKPH, encoded by the coding sequence ATGCAAACTCCAATTAATCCGAAAGCAACCTCTACCGCTACAACTCAAGCTAAAACTACCAAGCCGGTTCTTCAGCGCGGTTCTAAAGGAACAGCAGTCGTAGAATTACAAAAACTCTTAGGACATTGGGAAATTTATACGGATACCCTAGATGGAATTTTCGATCTGCCGGTGGAAACAGCAGTAAAAGCTTTCCAGCACCGTGTTTTCCTGAAAGAAGATGGCATCGTTGGGGAGGTGACTTGGCAAGCGCTTTATAGCGGTGCGCCTGTCAATATGCTGGTGTTGCAAAGAGGCAGCCTAGGTCAGTCAGTTCTCACAGTGCAACGGGTTCTTCAAATTGCCGGTTTTTATGGTGGAAACCTTGACGGTAACTTTGGGCCGAAAACTGAAGAAGCTGTACGCGCTTTCCAAAAGTACAGTGGTTTAATTGCTGATGGCATTGTAGGTTCTCGCACTTGGCACGCTTTGAGCAAGAAACCGCACTAA
- a CDS encoding non-ribosomal peptide synthetase, producing the protein MPDISKNSNTDVETKVNLPEEEVFIFPASFAQQRLWFFDQLIPGTAAYNVPTVIRLTGTLNLTALERTLNEIVRRHEVLRTAFVIVEGQPFQAIAPSLSVSVPVLDLQQLPATEREAEAKRLIKAECERPFNLSQGPLLRVTLLRLDESEHILLLNMHHIVADDWSIGVLIRELGIFYTAFAENRPALMPALPLQYADFAEWQREWLQGEVLETQLAYWRQQLAGIEVLNLPVDRPRPATQTYRGSTQYLEISQELSEALEKLSQREEVTLFMTLLAAFQTLIYRHTYQEDIAIGSPIANRNRSEIEKLIGFFINTLVLRTDLSGNPTFRELLARVREVTLGAYAHQDLPFEKLVEELQPERNLSRHPLFQVVFALQNSPMEGLQLPELAVSSVNIETQTTRFDLELHLWKSSSDFRSIYGEQWQNSEGFRGIVVYNTDLFDHATITRMLEHFKILLKKIIANPEQRIGDLSILSEVEQHQILVEFNSNFLSVHNFTSKIKGTIPQLFEAQVEQNLDKIALSFEEEKLTYRELNIRSNKLAHYLKKLGVGSEVVTGICLEPSAGLIVAMLGILKAGGAYLPLDPSYPRERLSFMLEDAQVSLVITHSLLDIDYGKTKVVCLDKDEEVINRESEKNLKNSTNEENLAYVIYTSGSTGKPKGVAIPHKAVVRTFLNPNYIKIEPADKIAQVSNTSFDAAAFEIWGALLHGAQLVIINRNVILSPEDFTAQLRTDNISVLFLTTALVNQMASVIPQAFNKLRYLLFGGESADPKWVQEVLKKGAPEQLIHLYGPTENTTFSSFYCVQDIPESTTSIPIGRPVTDTQIYLLDQQLQPAPIGIAGELYISGERLARGYLNRPDLTADRFIPNPFFEEGERGKSSLNASSRLYKTGDLARYLPDGNIEFLGRIDEQVKIRGFRVELGEIEAILSQHPAIQQTVVIAIEDISANKRIVAYIVPSNSSFISHPSSLLSTLRQFLAEKLPEYMVPSAFVVLESLPLTPNGKIDRRRLPVIDIVQNINENYVAPSTAAEEVLAGIWAEILGLKQVSIHDNFFELGGHSLLATQLVSRVRDSFGVELPLRNLFEAPTVAHLAKYIETICWAAKGLDTTQSAINEREEIEF; encoded by the coding sequence ATGCCGGATATTTCTAAAAATTCTAATACAGATGTAGAAACAAAAGTCAATCTTCCTGAAGAGGAAGTTTTTATTTTTCCAGCCTCTTTCGCGCAGCAGCGACTTTGGTTCTTTGACCAGTTAATTCCCGGCACTGCTGCCTATAATGTGCCGACCGTGATTCGCTTAACCGGCACGCTAAATTTAACGGCTTTAGAGCGGACATTGAACGAAATTGTGCGCCGGCATGAAGTCTTACGCACGGCATTTGTGATCGTAGAAGGGCAACCTTTTCAAGCAATTGCACCGAGTTTGAGCGTATCTGTGCCGGTGTTAGATTTGCAACAGTTGCCGGCAACAGAACGAGAGGCGGAAGCAAAGCGATTAATTAAAGCAGAATGTGAGCGTCCTTTCAATCTGTCTCAAGGGCCATTATTGCGAGTGACACTGCTGCGGCTAGACGAGAGCGAACATATTTTATTACTGAATATGCACCATATTGTTGCCGATGATTGGTCTATCGGTGTGCTGATTCGGGAATTAGGGATATTTTACACAGCCTTTGCTGAAAACCGGCCTGCATTGATGCCGGCGTTACCGCTTCAGTATGCCGACTTTGCAGAATGGCAGCGCGAATGGTTGCAAGGAGAGGTGTTAGAAACCCAGTTGGCTTACTGGCGGCAGCAATTAGCCGGGATTGAGGTATTAAACCTGCCGGTTGATCGACCGAGACCTGCTACCCAAACTTACCGAGGCTCTACTCAATATTTGGAGATTTCACAAGAGCTGAGTGAGGCACTAGAGAAGCTTTCACAGCGCGAAGAAGTCACCCTATTTATGACTTTGCTAGCAGCATTTCAGACGCTAATTTACCGCCACACATACCAAGAAGATATTGCCATTGGTTCACCCATCGCTAATCGCAATCGCAGCGAAATTGAAAAACTCATTGGTTTTTTTATCAATACTTTGGTGTTGCGGACTGATTTATCTGGAAATCCCACATTTCGAGAATTACTAGCCAGAGTGCGAGAGGTAACGCTAGGAGCTTATGCCCACCAAGATTTGCCTTTTGAAAAGCTAGTTGAGGAACTACAGCCAGAGCGGAATTTGAGCCGGCATCCCCTCTTTCAAGTCGTGTTTGCTCTCCAAAATTCTCCGATGGAGGGACTACAATTACCCGAATTAGCGGTAAGTTCGGTTAATATAGAAACGCAAACAACGCGATTTGATTTAGAACTGCATCTGTGGAAATCCTCATCAGATTTTAGAAGCATTTATGGGGAGCAGTGGCAAAATTCTGAAGGATTTAGGGGCATAGTAGTATATAACACTGATTTATTTGATCACGCAACCATTACCCGAATGTTGGAGCATTTTAAAATCCTGTTAAAAAAAATTATTGCTAATCCAGAACAGCGTATTGGTGATTTATCAATTTTGAGCGAAGTAGAACAACATCAAATTTTGGTAGAGTTCAACTCGAATTTTCTAAGTGTTCATAATTTTACCTCTAAAATAAAGGGAACTATTCCTCAATTGTTTGAAGCACAAGTTGAGCAAAATCTAGATAAAATAGCCCTCAGTTTTGAAGAAGAAAAACTCACCTACCGTGAATTAAACATTCGCAGCAACAAACTAGCCCACTACTTGAAAAAATTGGGCGTTGGTTCAGAAGTTGTCACCGGCATCTGTCTAGAACCTTCTGCCGGCCTCATCGTGGCAATGCTGGGAATTTTGAAAGCCGGTGGGGCTTATCTGCCTTTAGATCCCAGTTATCCTCGTGAACGCTTGAGCTTTATGTTAGAAGATGCTCAAGTATCCTTGGTAATCACTCATTCATTATTAGATATTGATTATGGAAAAACAAAAGTTGTTTGCTTAGATAAAGATGAGGAGGTGATTAACCGAGAAAGCGAGAAAAATCTTAAGAACAGTACAAACGAAGAAAATTTAGCTTATGTCATCTACACCTCTGGTTCTACAGGAAAACCGAAGGGAGTGGCAATTCCTCACAAAGCTGTTGTCAGGACGTTTTTAAACCCAAATTATATCAAGATAGAACCGGCAGATAAAATTGCTCAAGTCTCCAATACTTCCTTTGATGCCGCAGCTTTTGAGATTTGGGGTGCATTACTTCACGGCGCTCAGCTTGTTATCATTAACAGAAATGTTATCCTTTCACCTGAAGATTTTACAGCCCAACTGCGAACCGATAACATCAGCGTTTTGTTTTTAACCACCGCTTTAGTGAATCAGATGGCAAGCGTGATTCCGCAAGCCTTCAATAAGTTAAGATATTTGCTCTTTGGCGGTGAAAGTGCCGATCCGAAGTGGGTGCAAGAGGTGCTAAAAAAAGGTGCGCCCGAACAACTAATTCATCTTTACGGCCCAACAGAAAATACAACATTTTCATCTTTTTACTGCGTCCAAGATATTCCAGAATCTACTACATCTATTCCCATCGGTCGCCCTGTTACGGATACACAAATTTATCTGCTAGATCAACAACTACAACCGGCACCCATCGGTATTGCCGGCGAACTGTATATCAGTGGTGAAAGATTAGCACGAGGCTATCTCAACCGGCCAGATTTAACGGCTGATCGATTTATTCCGAACCCTTTTTTTGAAGAGGGAGAGAGAGGGAAATCATCGCTTAATGCTTCAAGCCGGCTTTATAAAACTGGTGATTTAGCGCGTTATTTGCCTGACGGAAATATTGAATTCTTAGGTCGGATTGATGAACAAGTAAAAATTCGCGGTTTTCGCGTTGAATTGGGAGAAATTGAAGCAATCCTCAGTCAACATCCAGCAATTCAACAAACAGTTGTAATTGCGATTGAAGATATCTCTGCTAATAAGCGCATCGTGGCTTACATTGTTCCTTCTAACTCATCTTTCATTTCTCATCCCTCATCCCTCCTCTCAACTTTGCGTCAATTTTTAGCAGAAAAGTTGCCAGAATATATGGTGCCTTCAGCTTTTGTGGTGCTGGAGTCTTTACCCCTCACACCCAACGGCAAAATAGATCGTCGTCGGCTGCCGGTGATAGATATCGTTCAAAACATAAACGAAAATTATGTTGCACCTAGCACTGCTGCTGAAGAAGTGTTAGCCGGCATTTGGGCTGAAATTTTGGGATTAAAACAAGTAAGTATTCACGACAATTTCTTTGAATTAGGAGGTCATTCTCTACTCGCAACCCAGTTAGTCTCCCGCGTGCGTGACTCTTTTGGGGTAGAATTGCCGTTACGCAACCTATTTGAAGCACCAACTGTGGCGCATCTTGCTAAATATATTGAAACAATTTGTTGGGCGGCAAAAGGTTTAGATACCACCCAATCTGCGATAAACGAGCGAGAAGAAATCGAATTTTAA